The genomic region tagagaatctatgagagacaccagacccaacaatatagacgagctgaaggctgctatcaaagcaacctgggcttccataataCCTCAACAGTGCTACAGGCTGATTGCGTCCACGCCacgccacattgatgcagtaattcgtgcaaaaggagccccgaccaagtattgagttcataaattaacatacttttcagaaggtcgacagttctgtattattaattctttattctaatattttgatatACTGGAtctttgatttccatgagctgtaatcatcaagattaaaacaaaaaaaggcttgaaatatttcactttatgtgtaatgaatctagaatatatgaaagttccacttttcaAATTCCATTACGTaaaattttttacttttccacgatattcaaattttttgagttgcACCTGTATACTGAAAAACCATCATTCTTCTTCAACATGTGGCATgcaaacaatttattatttttcaatatatattcttttaacATCAATGTAGGTagtacagtacaatataaatcaaatatagCATATAGATAATATGGTGAAACTTCAGCTGTGGTCGAGTTTGTCACTCTGCTTGGTCCTCACAGCTGTCTGTGTGATGGTTGACAGAGATGAACGGGACATGCTGGCTGTCTCGAATATCTCAATGTCCTTACAGGTGAGACAGGACACCAGCTTCTGCCTTGAGGCACTTGCAGCGAAAAAGAATTCATGAGCCACGCCAGCTAACACAGCACCCAACACTGGTCCAATCCAATAAACCTTACatatgaaagaaattaattgaGCTTGATTACTAATCTGTCAATGTATTTAGAACTAGTAATggtacagaaataaataagaaattggAAAATTATTTACACAGGCACATGGCACTGGTCTATAAGCAATATAAGATAACTCACCCAGTGGTGTTCCCAGTATCCAACTATAATTGCAGGTCCAAGAGATCTCGCTGGGTTCATGCTGCCTCCAGAAATTCCACCCTATGACCACATAAATACATCTTCATACATACACATTGAGGGGATCAATGATGTTATGGAACAAATGGATTAACTTCTAAAAGAAATGTTTCTAATTATGTCATCTACAGCCattcaatacaaaaaaatgtttgaacatTGTGTTGACCTATTTGActcattattttattgttataactATCAGTTTTGTTAGTGAGGACGCTTTTGTTGTTGGTTGTGCAGTCTGCAAagtataaaatatgaataatatgaataataaataaagtgtcaATCAAAAACTTTGGATTtagaaaataatgtattaatgcTGGCATTGATGTAAATATGAACTCATACTCACTGCAGTAAAAATCCCTGCACTAAGGGAGCAGCCAATGGCCAGGTTGCCAGGTTCACATTCCTCTCTCTTGCGCTGAGCCTCCACTGAGAAGATGGTAAAGACCAATTGGAATGTGACAAGTACCTCCATCCCCAGAGCCTGCCCTGCATTTCCTTCCATTGGTACCTATGGTGTGCCAAAGTGAGTGTTTCAATTGAATAacatctggggttttttttttttgacaattaTTTCTAAATCCAAGCCTGTTGACACATTTccaacatttttccaatagctttAACCAATTTTGTTATAACCTTGTATCGTTACAT from Ictalurus furcatus strain D&B chromosome 15, Billie_1.0, whole genome shotgun sequence harbors:
- the LOC128619442 gene encoding aquaporin-4, with translation MTLREEVKNPKFWRGILAEIIGSLVFVSVVLGSSLSGLEGVSSGPLYPALAAGMAAVGLGHCFRKTSGAQVNPALTLALLATRKLDALKAMVYVFAQCLGATVGAGILYLVLPLKSTAKIYVNKVPMEGNAGQALGMEVLVTFQLVFTIFSVEAQRKREECEPGNLAIGCSLSAGIFTAGGISGGSMNPARSLGPAIIVGYWEHHWVYWIGPVLGAVLAGVAHEFFFAASASRQKLVSCLTCKDIEIFETASMSRSSLSTITQTAVRTKQSDKLDHS